The Cervus canadensis isolate Bull #8, Minnesota chromosome X, ASM1932006v1, whole genome shotgun sequence genome contains a region encoding:
- the ZIC3 gene encoding zinc finger protein ZIC 3 isoform X1: MTMLLDGGPQFPGLGVGSFGAPRHHEMPNREPAGIGLTPFGDSPHAAAAAAAAAFKLSPAAAHDLSSGQSSAFTPQGSGYANALGHHHHHHHHHHHAGQVPSYGGAASAAFNSTRDFLFRQRGSGLGEAASGGGQHGLFAGSASSLHAPAGISEPPGYLLFPGLHDQGAGHPSPTGHVDNNQVHLGLRGELFGRADPYRPVASPRTDPYTAGAQFPNYSPMNMNMGVNVAAHHGPGAFFRYMRQPIKQELSCKWIDEAQLSRPKKSCDRTFSTMHELVTHVTMEHVGGPEQNNHVCYWEECPREGKSFKAKYKLVNHIRVHTGEKPFPCPFPGCGKIFARSENLKIHKRTHTGEKPFKCEFEGCDRRFANSSDRKKHMHVHTSDKPYICKVCDKSYTHPSSLRKHMKVHESQGSDSSPAASSGYESSTPPAIASANSKDTTKTPSAVQTSTSHNPGLPPNFNEWYV; the protein is encoded by the exons ATGACGATGCTCCTGGACGGAGGCCCGCAGTTCCCGGGGCTGGGAGTGGGCAGCTTCGGCGCGCCGCGCCACCACGAGATGCCCAACCGCGAGCCGGCGGGCATAGGGCTGACTCCCTTCGGGGACTCGCCCcacgccgcagccgccgccgccgccgccgccttcaAGCTGAGCCCCGCGGCGGCTCATGATCTGTCTTCTGGCCAGAGCTCGGCGTTCACGCCGCAGGGCTCGGGTTACGCCAACGCCCTGggccatcatcaccaccaccatcaccaccatcaccacgcCGGCCAGGTGCCCAGCTACGGCGGAGCCGCCTCCGCCGCCTTCAACTCCACGCGCGACTTTCTGTTCCGCCAGCGCGGCTCCGGTCTCGGCGAGGCGGCCTCGGGTGGCGGGCAACACGGGCTCTTCGCCGGCTCGGCGAGTAGCCTGCACGCTCCGGCTGGCATCTCGGAGCCCCCCGGCTACCTGCTCTTCCCCGGGCTGCACGACCAGGGCGCTGGGCACCCGTCGCCCACCGGGCACGTGGACAACAACCAGGTCCATCTGGGGCTGCGCGGAGAGCTGTTCGGCCGCGCTGACCCGTACCGCCCGGTGGCCAGCCCGCGCACGGACCCCTACACGGCCGGCGCGCAGTTCCCGAACTACAGCCCCATGAACATGAACATGGGCGTGAACGTGGCGGCCCACCACGGGCCCGGCGCCTTCTTCCGTTACATGCGACAGCCCATCAAGCAGGAGCTGTCGTGCAAGTGGATCGACGAGGCTCAGCTGAGCCGGCCCAAGAAGAGCTGCGACCGGACCTTCAGCACCATGCACGAGCTGGTGACACATGTCACCATGGAGCATGTCGGGGGCCCGGAGCAGAACAACCACGTCTGCTACTGGGAGGAGTGTCCCCGCGAGGGCAAGTCCTTCAAGGCCAAGTACAAACTGGTCAATCACATTCGGGtgcacacgggcgagaagcccttCCCGTGCCCCTTCCCGGGCTGCGGGAAGATCTTCGCCCGCTCCGAGAACCTCAAGATCCACAAGAGGACCCACACAG GTGAGAAACCttttaaatgtgaatttgaaGGCTGTGACAGACGCTTTGCCAACAGCAGCGACCGCAAGAagcacatgcatgtgcacacctCGGACAAGCCCTATATCTGCAAAGTGTGCGACAAGTCCTACACGCACCCGAGCTCCCTGCGCAAGCACATGAAG GTTCATGAATCTCAAGGGTCAGATTCCTCCCCTGCTGCCAGTTCAGGCTATGAATCTTCCACTCCACCCGCTATAGCTTCTGCAAACAGTAAAGATACCACTAAAACCCCTTCTGCAGTTCAAACTAGCACCAGCCACAACCCTGGACTTCCTCCCAATTTTAACGAATGGTACGTCTGA
- the ZIC3 gene encoding zinc finger protein ZIC 3 isoform X3: MTMLLDGGPQFPGLGVGSFGAPRHHEMPNREPAGIGLTPFGDSPHAAAAAAAAAFKLSPAAAHDLSSGQSSAFTPQGSGYANALGHHHHHHHHHHHAGQVPSYGGAASAAFNSTRDFLFRQRGSGLGEAASGGGQHGLFAGSASSLHAPAGISEPPGYLLFPGLHDQGAGHPSPTGHVDNNQVHLGLRGELFGRADPYRPVASPRTDPYTAGAQFPNYSPMNMNMGVNVAAHHGPGAFFRYMRQPIKQELSCKWIDEAQLSRPKKSCDRTFSTMHELVTHVTMEHVGGPEQNNHVCYWEECPREGKSFKAKYKLVNHIRVHTGEKPFPCPFPGCGKIFARSENLKIHKRTHTGEKPFKCEFEGCDRRFANSSDRKKHMHVHTSDKPYICKVCDKSYTHPSSLRKHMKCTKKTALEQEFGICI; encoded by the exons ATGACGATGCTCCTGGACGGAGGCCCGCAGTTCCCGGGGCTGGGAGTGGGCAGCTTCGGCGCGCCGCGCCACCACGAGATGCCCAACCGCGAGCCGGCGGGCATAGGGCTGACTCCCTTCGGGGACTCGCCCcacgccgcagccgccgccgccgccgccgccttcaAGCTGAGCCCCGCGGCGGCTCATGATCTGTCTTCTGGCCAGAGCTCGGCGTTCACGCCGCAGGGCTCGGGTTACGCCAACGCCCTGggccatcatcaccaccaccatcaccaccatcaccacgcCGGCCAGGTGCCCAGCTACGGCGGAGCCGCCTCCGCCGCCTTCAACTCCACGCGCGACTTTCTGTTCCGCCAGCGCGGCTCCGGTCTCGGCGAGGCGGCCTCGGGTGGCGGGCAACACGGGCTCTTCGCCGGCTCGGCGAGTAGCCTGCACGCTCCGGCTGGCATCTCGGAGCCCCCCGGCTACCTGCTCTTCCCCGGGCTGCACGACCAGGGCGCTGGGCACCCGTCGCCCACCGGGCACGTGGACAACAACCAGGTCCATCTGGGGCTGCGCGGAGAGCTGTTCGGCCGCGCTGACCCGTACCGCCCGGTGGCCAGCCCGCGCACGGACCCCTACACGGCCGGCGCGCAGTTCCCGAACTACAGCCCCATGAACATGAACATGGGCGTGAACGTGGCGGCCCACCACGGGCCCGGCGCCTTCTTCCGTTACATGCGACAGCCCATCAAGCAGGAGCTGTCGTGCAAGTGGATCGACGAGGCTCAGCTGAGCCGGCCCAAGAAGAGCTGCGACCGGACCTTCAGCACCATGCACGAGCTGGTGACACATGTCACCATGGAGCATGTCGGGGGCCCGGAGCAGAACAACCACGTCTGCTACTGGGAGGAGTGTCCCCGCGAGGGCAAGTCCTTCAAGGCCAAGTACAAACTGGTCAATCACATTCGGGtgcacacgggcgagaagcccttCCCGTGCCCCTTCCCGGGCTGCGGGAAGATCTTCGCCCGCTCCGAGAACCTCAAGATCCACAAGAGGACCCACACAG GTGAGAAACCttttaaatgtgaatttgaaGGCTGTGACAGACGCTTTGCCAACAGCAGCGACCGCAAGAagcacatgcatgtgcacacctCGGACAAGCCCTATATCTGCAAAGTGTGCGACAAGTCCTACACGCACCCGAGCTCCCTGCGCAAGCACATGAAG